A window of Halopelagius inordinatus genomic DNA:
CGGGGTCTACCACGTCCATTATCTCGCCCTCGTACATGACCGCGAGTCGGTCCGACAGTCCCTGTACCTCCTCTAGCTTCGAGGAGACGAGAAGCACCGCCTTCCCCTCGCTTCGGAGTTCCAACAACTGCTCGTGGATGAACTCGGTCGACCCGATGTCGACGCCGCGGGTCGGATGCGTCGCGACGACGAGAGAGGGGTCGCGTTCGAACTCGCGGCCGACGATGAACTTCTGTTGGTTGCCGCCGGAGAAGGAGACGGCGTCGGCGTCGGCGTTCGGCGGCCGAACGTCGTACTTCCGGATGATGTCCTCGGCGTGCGACCGGGATGTCTCCCAGTCGATGCGTCCGTCCGTGGCGAACGGTTCCGAGTGTTGGCTCCCGAGGATACCGTTCTCCACGAGGTCGAAATCCATCACCAAGCCGCGCTCTTGGCGGTCTTCCGGGATGTAGGCCATCCCCTCGCTGATTCGTCGCCGCCGGGACCAGCGGTCGATTCGCTCGCCCTCGAAGGAGACGGTACCCGCCTCTTGGCTCCGCAGTCCGGTGATAGCCTCGACGAGTTCGGACTGGCCGTTGCCGTCGACGCCCGCGATTCCGAACACCTCGCCGGACCGAACCTCGAACGACGCGTCTTCGACGACGTCCACGCCGCGTTCGTCTTCGACGGTGAGGTCCCGAACCGAGAGGACGGATTCGCCGGGGTCTACGGCCGGTTTGTCCACTTGCATCAGGACTTCGCGACCGACCATCAGTTCGGCGAGTTCCTCGCGCGTCGTCTCGTCGGTTGCGACGGTGCCGACGTTCTCGCCGTCGCGGAGGACGGTCACCTCGTCTGCCGCCTCCAGAACCTCGCCGAGTTTGTGCGAGATGAAGATTATCGTCTTTCCCTGCGCGGTGAGTTCTTCGAGGACGGTGA
This region includes:
- a CDS encoding ABC transporter ATP-binding protein is translated as MSTAVRLAGITKRFPGVIANDDVDMSVEGGTVHALLGENGAGKTTLMNVLYGLYEPTEGTVYIDGTPRSFDSPRDAIDAGVGMIHQHFMLVDPMTVTENITLGNEPRKWGGLAIDRDRSREEVVELSERYGFDVDPDARIEDISVGAQQRVEILKAIYRGADVLILDEPTAVLTPQEVEELFTVLEELTAQGKTIIFISHKLGEVLEAADEVTVLRDGENVGTVATDETTREELAELMVGREVLMQVDKPAVDPGESVLSVRDLTVEDERGVDVVEDASFEVRSGEVFGIAGVDGNGQSELVEAITGLRSQEAGTVSFEGERIDRWSRRRRISEGMAYIPEDRQERGLVMDFDLVENGILGSQHSEPFATDGRIDWETSRSHAEDIIRKYDVRPPNADADAVSFSGGNQQKFIVGREFERDPSLVVATHPTRGVDIGSTEFIHEQLLELRSEGKAVLLVSSKLEEVQGLSDRLAVMYEGEIMDVVDPEAVTEEELGLLMAGEYPESYDSSRGVGAAEPTGESR